A single genomic interval of Streptococcus suis harbors:
- the adhE gene encoding bifunctional acetaldehyde-CoA/alcohol dehydrogenase has protein sequence MADKKVVSPEEKLVEARKHVDELVQKGLVALDEFRKLGQEEVDYIVAKASVAALDKHGELAMHAFEETKRGVFEDKATKNLFACEHVVNNMRHTKTVGVIEEDEVTGLTLIAEPVGVVCGITPTTNPTSTAIFKSLIALKTRNPIVFAFHPSAQESSAHAARVVYEAAVAAGAPENCIQWITKPSMEATSELMKHDGIATILATGGNAMVRAAYSCGKPALGVGAGNVPAYIEKSANIRQAAHDIVMSKSFDNGMVCASEQAVIIDKEVYDEFVAEFKSYKTYFVNKKEKALLEEYCFGVKANSKNCAEGKLNADIVGRPAAWIAEQAGFSVPEGTNILAAEVAEIGEKEPLTREKLSPVIAVLKVDGRAEGLEAARQMVEFHGLGHSAAIHTEDAELAKEFGTIVRAIRVIWNSPSTFGGIGDVYNAFLPSLTLGCGSYGRNSISDNVSAMNLLNIKKVGRRRNNMQWFKVPSKTYFERDSIQYLQKCRDVERVMIVTDRAMVELGFLDRIIEQLDLRRNKVVYQIFSDVEPDPDITTVYKGTELMRTFKPDTIIALGGGSPMDAAKVMWLFYEQPTVDFHDLVQKFMDIRKRAFKFPELGKKSKFIAIPTTSGTGSEVTPFAVISDKANNRKYPIADYSLTPTVAIVDPALVLTVPAHVTADTGMDVLTHATEAYVSTVANDFTDGLALQAIKLVFENLESSVKNADFVSREKMHNASTMAGMAFANAFLGISHSMAHKIGGRFHTVHGRTNAILLPYVIRYNGTRPAKTATWPKYNYYKADEKYQDIARMLGLPCSTPEEAVAAYAQAVYDLGERIGIQMNLKAQGIDEKELKEHSRELALLAYEDQCTPANPRLAMVDHMQEIIEDAYYGYKERPGRIK, from the coding sequence ATGGCTGATAAAAAAGTAGTATCACCAGAAGAAAAGTTGGTAGAAGCGCGCAAGCATGTCGATGAGCTTGTTCAAAAAGGTTTGGTTGCTCTTGATGAGTTCCGTAAACTTGGTCAAGAAGAAGTAGACTATATTGTAGCGAAAGCTTCGGTTGCAGCCCTTGATAAACACGGTGAATTGGCAATGCACGCCTTTGAAGAAACCAAGCGTGGTGTATTCGAAGACAAGGCTACTAAGAACTTGTTTGCCTGTGAGCACGTTGTCAATAACATGCGCCACACGAAAACTGTTGGTGTTATCGAAGAAGATGAAGTGACAGGCTTGACTTTGATTGCTGAGCCGGTCGGTGTTGTTTGTGGTATCACACCAACAACAAACCCAACTTCTACAGCAATCTTTAAATCATTGATTGCCTTGAAGACACGTAATCCGATTGTCTTTGCCTTCCACCCATCTGCACAAGAATCTTCTGCTCATGCAGCTCGTGTTGTCTATGAAGCAGCTGTGGCAGCTGGTGCCCCTGAAAACTGTATCCAGTGGATTACAAAACCATCTATGGAAGCAACATCTGAGTTGATGAAACATGATGGTATTGCAACAATCCTTGCAACTGGTGGTAACGCAATGGTGCGTGCAGCTTACTCTTGTGGTAAACCTGCCCTTGGTGTAGGTGCAGGTAACGTTCCAGCATACATTGAAAAATCAGCAAACATCCGTCAGGCAGCACATGACATCGTTATGTCTAAGTCATTTGACAACGGTATGGTCTGTGCGTCAGAGCAAGCAGTGATCATTGATAAGGAAGTGTATGACGAGTTTGTAGCTGAATTCAAATCGTACAAAACTTACTTTGTTAATAAGAAAGAAAAAGCACTTCTTGAAGAGTACTGCTTCGGTGTGAAAGCTAACAGCAAAAACTGTGCAGAAGGCAAATTGAATGCGGACATCGTAGGTCGCCCAGCTGCATGGATTGCTGAGCAGGCCGGCTTCTCAGTTCCAGAAGGTACAAACATCTTGGCAGCTGAGGTTGCTGAAATCGGTGAGAAAGAACCATTGACTCGTGAGAAATTGTCACCTGTTATTGCCGTCTTGAAAGTTGATGGTCGTGCAGAAGGTCTTGAAGCAGCTCGCCAAATGGTTGAATTCCACGGTCTCGGTCACTCTGCAGCTATTCATACGGAAGACGCAGAATTGGCGAAAGAGTTTGGTACAATCGTACGTGCTATCCGTGTTATTTGGAACTCTCCATCTACTTTCGGTGGTATCGGTGATGTTTACAACGCATTCTTGCCATCATTGACACTTGGTTGTGGTTCTTACGGACGCAACTCAATCAGTGATAACGTAAGTGCTATGAACTTGCTCAACATCAAGAAAGTAGGAAGACGTAGAAATAATATGCAATGGTTTAAAGTTCCTTCTAAAACATACTTCGAACGTGACTCTATCCAATATCTCCAAAAATGCCGTGACGTTGAACGTGTCATGATTGTTACAGACCGTGCCATGGTAGAACTTGGATTCCTAGATCGTATCATCGAACAATTGGACCTTCGTCGTAATAAAGTTGTTTACCAAATCTTCTCAGACGTTGAGCCAGATCCAGACATCACAACGGTTTATAAAGGTACAGAATTGATGCGTACCTTCAAACCAGATACAATCATCGCACTCGGTGGTGGTTCACCAATGGATGCTGCCAAAGTTATGTGGCTCTTCTACGAACAACCAACAGTTGATTTCCATGACCTAGTTCAAAAATTCATGGACATCCGTAAACGTGCCTTTAAGTTCCCAGAACTTGGTAAGAAATCTAAGTTTATCGCGATTCCAACAACATCAGGTACAGGTTCAGAAGTAACACCGTTCGCCGTAATCTCTGATAAAGCAAACAACCGTAAATACCCGATCGCTGACTACTCATTGACACCAACTGTGGCAATCGTTGACCCAGCACTCGTATTGACAGTACCTGCACATGTTACAGCGGATACTGGTATGGACGTATTGACTCACGCTACAGAAGCATACGTTTCAACAGTAGCCAACGACTTTACAGATGGTTTAGCACTTCAAGCCATTAAACTTGTATTTGAAAACCTTGAAAGCTCAGTGAAGAATGCTGACTTTGTATCACGTGAGAAAATGCACAACGCATCAACTATGGCAGGTATGGCTTTCGCCAACGCATTCCTAGGTATTTCTCACTCAATGGCTCATAAGATTGGTGGACGTTTCCATACTGTTCACGGTCGTACAAACGCTATCTTGCTTCCATACGTCATCCGCTACAACGGTACTCGTCCAGCTAAGACAGCTACATGGCCTAAATACAACTACTACAAAGCGGATGAAAAATACCAAGATATTGCACGTATGCTCGGTTTGCCATGCTCAACCCCAGAAGAAGCAGTTGCTGCTTACGCACAAGCTGTTTACGACCTCGGTGAGCGCATCGGTATCCAAATGAACTTGAAAGCACAAGGTATCGACGAGAAAGAACTCAAAGAACACTCTCGCGAATTGGCTCTTCTTGCCTACGAAGACCAATGTACACCAGCTAACCCACGTTTGGCGATGGTTGACCACATGCAAGAAATCATCGAAGACGCCTACTACGGTTACAAAGAACGTCCAGGCCGCATCAAGTAA
- a CDS encoding MATE family efflux transporter: MMKETYKDVLKIALPAMAENILQMLMGMVDSYLVASLGLVALSGVSLANNILAVYQAIFIALAAAISSRMAQMLGQGKTEKVGYLASESLKVTLFVSLVLGALAVLAGPYLLTGLGAEAAVAKAGGLYLILVGGGILFLGLMMSLGAMLRALGQPRFPMYISLLSNLLNALFSAFAVFVLHAGVAGVALGTVLSRLVGCFLLWAKLSVPFEKWTWSWDVELIRLALPTTGERLMMRAGDVVVVALITSLGTAVVAGNAIGETLTQFNYMPAMGIATATIILTAQHRQNQLAVQRIFKTSLHLSLIFMLLMAATTYFAGPFLTSLYSRESQVVQASQTVLLYSMLGVPVTAATLILTALWQGLGNAKLPFYATSLGMWLVRIGLAYLLVGIFQLGLQAIWIATIVDNAFRAGFLYVQYKRVGKVKTD; this comes from the coding sequence ATGATGAAAGAAACCTACAAAGACGTATTAAAAATCGCCCTGCCTGCCATGGCAGAAAATATTCTTCAAATGCTGATGGGGATGGTAGATTCTTATCTAGTCGCTAGCCTCGGACTTGTGGCCCTGTCTGGAGTGTCTCTGGCCAATAATATCTTGGCGGTCTATCAGGCTATATTTATTGCGCTTGCGGCAGCTATTTCTTCACGAATGGCTCAGATGCTTGGGCAGGGGAAGACTGAGAAGGTGGGCTACCTTGCTAGTGAAAGTCTAAAAGTGACCCTATTTGTCAGCTTGGTTTTGGGTGCTCTTGCAGTTTTGGCAGGTCCTTACTTGCTGACAGGCTTGGGAGCTGAAGCTGCGGTTGCCAAGGCAGGTGGTCTTTATCTCATCTTGGTTGGTGGAGGCATTCTCTTTCTCGGTCTGATGATGAGTTTAGGGGCTATGTTAAGGGCTTTAGGGCAACCTCGTTTTCCTATGTATATCAGTCTGCTTTCCAATCTCCTCAACGCTCTTTTTTCAGCTTTTGCTGTTTTCGTGCTTCATGCTGGCGTGGCTGGAGTTGCACTTGGAACAGTCTTGTCACGGCTGGTAGGTTGTTTTCTGTTGTGGGCAAAGCTGTCTGTCCCTTTTGAAAAATGGACCTGGTCTTGGGATGTAGAACTCATTCGTCTTGCCTTACCAACAACCGGAGAACGTTTGATGATGCGGGCTGGTGATGTGGTGGTTGTTGCTTTGATAACTAGCCTAGGAACAGCAGTTGTAGCAGGCAATGCCATAGGGGAAACCTTGACTCAGTTTAACTATATGCCAGCCATGGGCATTGCTACAGCAACCATTATTTTGACAGCTCAACATCGACAAAATCAGTTAGCAGTTCAAAGGATTTTTAAAACGAGCTTGCACCTATCACTCATATTTATGCTTTTGATGGCGGCGACGACTTATTTTGCAGGTCCTTTTTTGACCAGTCTCTATTCAAGAGAGTCTCAAGTAGTTCAAGCCAGTCAGACAGTCCTACTCTATTCTATGCTTGGAGTTCCTGTTACAGCAGCTACCCTTATTTTAACTGCCTTGTGGCAGGGCTTGGGCAATGCCAAGCTACCCTTCTATGCAACTAGTTTAGGGATGTGGCTGGTCCGCATAGGTCTTGCTTATTTGCTTGTAGGTATCTTTCAGTTGGGGTTGCAGGCCATTTGGATAGCAACCATAGTGGACAATGCCTTTCGTGCAGGATTTTTGTATGTTCAATATAAGAGAGTAGGAAAAGTTAAAACTGATTAA
- a CDS encoding helix-turn-helix domain-containing protein: MKEKIASLIKRTRLEKGFSQKELSEGICAQAVISKIEKAEVSPSVELFFKLVKKLDIDSSVILELFQLKKSTEESILTDELKSILYRREYDTLEYFLQFISKDSVSPIQMPYIQYLNGVLLFGKYKKSNEALEILEGLLPTLVENANLFLRVGIAIAGIYSELEEYATSLNQYESLIHHYHESNDWELKVLFQYGYSRILYLCNNFEKALVYNAESLEILKSRNTLFMLGNTLLMRANILAKRSIISEAIDMVKKSIVVYDLEGDELLKNLAQSLLIDLLEQESQDEKEINEI; the protein is encoded by the coding sequence GTGAAAGAAAAAATTGCTAGTCTTATTAAGCGGACGCGTTTGGAGAAAGGATTTAGTCAAAAAGAACTGTCTGAGGGTATTTGTGCTCAAGCAGTTATTAGCAAAATTGAAAAAGCTGAGGTTTCTCCATCAGTCGAATTATTTTTTAAACTTGTCAAAAAATTAGACATTGATTCTAGTGTGATATTGGAATTGTTTCAACTAAAGAAGAGTACAGAAGAATCGATTCTTACGGATGAATTGAAGTCCATTCTTTACCGAAGAGAGTATGATACATTGGAATATTTTTTGCAGTTTATTTCAAAAGATTCTGTATCTCCGATTCAAATGCCATATATACAATACCTTAATGGGGTATTGTTATTTGGGAAATACAAAAAGTCAAATGAAGCTTTAGAGATTTTGGAAGGGTTGCTGCCTACTTTGGTTGAAAATGCTAATCTATTTTTACGAGTTGGGATTGCCATTGCGGGAATATATTCGGAGTTAGAAGAGTATGCAACATCATTGAACCAATATGAAAGTCTCATTCATCACTATCATGAGTCGAATGATTGGGAGTTGAAAGTATTATTTCAATACGGATATTCTAGAATTTTGTACCTGTGTAACAACTTTGAAAAAGCCTTGGTTTATAATGCAGAATCACTAGAAATATTAAAGAGTCGAAATACTTTATTTATGTTAGGCAATACTTTGTTAATGAGAGCCAACATATTAGCAAAACGCTCCATTATTTCAGAAGCAATTGATATGGTCAAAAAATCAATAGTTGTTTATGACTTAGAAGGCGACGAGCTCTTAAAAAATTTAGCTCAGTCACTCCTTATAGATTTATTGGAACAGGAGTCGCAAGACGAAAAAGAAATTAATGAAATTTAG
- the thrC gene encoding threonine synthase yields MTLVYQSTRDAKNTVSASQAILQGLATDGGLFTPISVPTVDLDFSVLKDVSYQEVAKLILSAFLDDFTADELDYCINNAYDSKFDTPVIAPVVKLNGQYNLELFRGSTIAFKDMALSILPYLMTTAAKKHGLENEIVILTATSGDTGKAAMAGFADVPGTQIIVFYPRDGVSKVQELQMTTQTGANTHVVAIDGNFDDAQTNVKHMFNDEALRAKLAAKKLQFSSANSMNIGRLVPQIVYYVYAYSQLVKTGEIAAGDKVNFTVPTGNFGNILAAYYAKQIGLPVGKLICASNDNNVLTDFFSTGVYDKNRTFRVTTSPSMDILVSSNLERLIFHLFGNDAGKTAELMEALNTAGQYDIQGADAEILSLFAAAFATEEETAAEIKRVYDESNYIEDPHTAVASAVYKQYVEQTGDQTPTVIASTASPYKFPVVAVEAVTGQSGLTDFEALAKLHEISGVDLPPAVDGLEIAPVRHNTVVAAADMQVEVERYLGV; encoded by the coding sequence ATGACACTAGTTTATCAATCAACACGCGATGCTAAAAATACTGTATCGGCTAGTCAGGCGATTTTACAAGGTTTGGCGACTGACGGTGGTTTGTTTACACCGATTTCCGTTCCGACAGTTGACTTGGACTTTTCTGTTCTCAAAGATGTTTCCTATCAAGAAGTTGCCAAGTTGATTTTGTCGGCTTTCTTGGACGATTTTACGGCAGATGAACTGGACTACTGTATCAATAACGCCTACGACAGCAAGTTTGACACGCCAGTTATTGCCCCAGTGGTTAAGCTCAATGGTCAGTACAACTTGGAACTTTTCCGTGGCTCAACCATTGCCTTTAAGGATATGGCTCTGTCCATCCTGCCTTACTTGATGACGACTGCGGCGAAAAAGCATGGTTTGGAAAATGAGATTGTCATCTTGACAGCGACTTCAGGCGATACAGGCAAGGCGGCTATGGCTGGCTTTGCGGATGTCCCAGGCACACAAATCATTGTCTTCTATCCACGCGACGGGGTGTCTAAGGTCCAAGAATTGCAGATGACCACGCAGACAGGGGCTAATACCCACGTGGTGGCTATTGATGGTAACTTTGACGACGCCCAGACAAATGTCAAACACATGTTCAACGATGAAGCCCTCCGTGCCAAGTTGGCGGCTAAGAAACTCCAGTTTTCATCAGCCAACTCCATGAACATCGGCCGCTTGGTGCCACAGATTGTGTACTATGTCTATGCCTACTCTCAGTTGGTTAAGACCGGCGAGATTGCGGCGGGCGACAAGGTCAACTTCACCGTTCCAACAGGAAATTTCGGAAATATCTTGGCAGCTTATTACGCCAAACAAATCGGTCTGCCAGTTGGCAAACTCATCTGTGCGTCCAACGACAACAACGTCTTGACTGACTTCTTCTCGACAGGCGTTTACGACAAGAACCGTACCTTCCGCGTGACCACCAGTCCGTCCATGGACATCTTGGTGTCTTCTAACTTGGAGCGCTTGATTTTCCACCTCTTTGGTAATGACGCTGGCAAAACAGCTGAGTTGATGGAAGCTTTGAACACAGCTGGTCAGTATGACATTCAAGGAGCTGACGCGGAAATCCTCTCTCTCTTTGCTGCCGCCTTTGCGACAGAAGAAGAAACCGCTGCGGAAATCAAACGTGTCTATGACGAGTCAAACTACATTGAAGATCCACATACGGCTGTTGCCTCAGCTGTCTATAAACAGTATGTGGAGCAAACAGGAGACCAAACTCCGACAGTGATTGCGTCAACCGCTAGTCCTTACAAGTTCCCTGTGGTTGCGGTAGAGGCGGTGACAGGTCAGTCAGGCTTGACTGACTTTGAAGCCCTTGCAAAATTGCATGAGATTTCAGGTGTAGACTTGCCACCAGCTGTGGACGGCTTGGAAATAGCACCTGTTCGTCACAATACCGTCGTTGCAGCTGCAGATATGCAGGTTGAAGTAGAGCGTTATTTGGGTGTTTAA
- the mvk gene encoding mevalonate kinase, which yields MLVVGKANGKIILMGEHAVVYGQPAIAMPFSAVEITAQVTAQGQALSVACDFYEGLVHKMPKIWESLKHAIRFSLYRIGAPTDPAIHIEISSTIPAERGMGSSAAVAVAVARALFAYYEKELTDSELWDIVQSSEKIAHGNPSGIDAATTSGKFPVFFIKHQPIEPFELKLHAHLVVADTGVTGNTLEAISDVADLLEKKPEAIKLVEELGNLTRQAKEDLATDQAELLGSRMNQAHALLQKLGVSDSSLDKLISLAQENGALGAKLTGGGRGGCMIALARTGQDAQTLAQVLAQAGARQTWIQYLGETND from the coding sequence ATGTTGGTAGTAGGAAAAGCAAATGGAAAAATCATTTTGATGGGCGAGCATGCGGTTGTCTATGGTCAGCCAGCAATTGCTATGCCTTTTTCTGCTGTGGAAATTACTGCTCAGGTGACTGCCCAAGGCCAGGCTCTCAGTGTAGCCTGTGATTTTTATGAAGGGTTGGTTCACAAGATGCCAAAAATCTGGGAAAGCCTCAAACATGCCATTCGCTTTTCCCTCTACCGTATCGGTGCCCCGACTGATCCAGCTATTCATATCGAAATCAGCTCCACCATTCCTGCCGAGCGCGGCATGGGCTCCAGTGCTGCGGTGGCAGTTGCAGTAGCACGCGCCCTCTTTGCCTATTATGAAAAAGAGCTGACCGACAGCGAACTCTGGGACATCGTCCAGTCTTCGGAAAAAATTGCTCACGGCAATCCATCAGGCATAGATGCGGCGACCACCAGTGGCAAGTTTCCCGTCTTTTTTATCAAGCACCAGCCCATCGAACCTTTTGAGCTGAAACTCCATGCCCATTTGGTAGTGGCTGATACAGGCGTGACGGGAAACACCTTAGAAGCCATTTCAGACGTGGCTGATTTGTTGGAGAAAAAGCCAGAGGCTATCAAGCTAGTAGAAGAACTGGGGAACTTGACCCGACAGGCCAAGGAAGATTTAGCCACAGACCAGGCAGAGCTTCTAGGTAGCAGAATGAACCAAGCTCATGCCCTCCTGCAAAAATTAGGCGTGTCTGATTCCAGCCTAGATAAGCTAATCAGCCTTGCTCAAGAAAATGGAGCCCTCGGAGCCAAATTAACCGGTGGCGGACGAGGCGGTTGCATGATTGCCCTGGCAAGAACAGGCCAAGATGCTCAAACTCTTGCCCAAGTTCTTGCCCAAGCAGGTGCCCGCCAAACCTGGATACAGTACTTAGGAGAAACCAATGACTAA
- the mvaD gene encoding diphosphomevalonate decarboxylase — MTKQIGIARAHTNIALIKYWGKRDKELFLPMNSSLSLTLDAFYTDTKVVFDPELTADEFYLNGMLQKEKEILKISRFLDLFCEYIGERAFARVESLNFVPTAAGLASSASAFAALALATATALDLDLSPATLSTLARRGSGSSTRSLFGGFVEWDMGTGSEDSMAHPIADADWDIAMVVLAVNTGPKKIASREGMDHTVATSPFYTAWVETAKQDLVDIKAAIANRDFEKLGQITEHNGMKMHATTLSANPPFTYWSADSLVAQEAVRQVREASGLSAYMTMDAGPNVKVLCRASQMDELVAELAKVFPREKIITSKPGPAAYVLGEDEWQASQATFEKGL; from the coding sequence ATGACTAAACAAATAGGCATAGCCCGTGCCCATACTAATATTGCCTTGATTAAATACTGGGGAAAACGCGATAAGGAATTATTCCTACCTATGAATTCCAGTTTATCCCTGACCCTTGACGCATTTTATACGGATACCAAGGTCGTTTTTGACCCAGAATTGACTGCCGATGAGTTCTATCTCAACGGAATGTTACAAAAAGAAAAAGAAATTTTAAAAATTTCTCGATTTTTGGATTTGTTTTGCGAATATATAGGTGAAAGGGCATTTGCCCGAGTGGAAAGTCTAAATTTTGTTCCGACTGCAGCTGGTTTGGCCAGCTCAGCATCAGCCTTCGCAGCACTTGCACTTGCAACCGCCACTGCCTTGGATTTAGATTTGTCACCAGCCACCCTATCAACCCTTGCTCGCAGGGGTTCTGGCTCTAGCACCCGCAGCCTATTCGGTGGATTTGTCGAGTGGGATATGGGAACGGGTTCGGAAGATTCTATGGCTCATCCCATTGCTGATGCCGATTGGGATATTGCCATGGTCGTCTTAGCCGTCAATACTGGACCGAAAAAGATTGCCAGTCGAGAGGGAATGGACCACACAGTTGCCACCTCCCCATTTTACACAGCCTGGGTAGAAACCGCCAAACAAGACTTGGTGGACATCAAGGCAGCTATTGCTAACCGTGATTTTGAAAAACTTGGTCAAATCACAGAGCACAATGGCATGAAAATGCATGCAACAACGCTTTCTGCCAATCCACCTTTTACATACTGGTCAGCTGATAGCCTAGTGGCCCAAGAGGCAGTCCGTCAGGTTCGTGAGGCAAGTGGCTTATCAGCCTACATGACCATGGATGCCGGACCGAATGTCAAGGTCCTCTGCCGAGCAAGTCAAATGGATGAGCTAGTAGCTGAATTGGCCAAAGTCTTCCCAAGAGAGAAAATCATCACCAGCAAGCCTGGTCCTGCAGCCTATGTCCTCGGTGAAGACGAGTGGCAGGCCTCACAAGCAACGTTTGAAAAGGGCTTGTAG
- a CDS encoding ATP-binding cassette domain-containing protein, which yields MKSLENGERVMKLKQVWRILPKFKICLLLLALIGASFDGIIMSQVISRVSQFSSESTVKDVLLFAGCSILFYLLIQLSDLFVSIIKNDLLKNLHKRYKMELLNYLGNKENALDVTGSLAVLTVDLKLVEDKYFSVLFDCLYYSLLGAVSLIYLVYLSPAISVLFIIFSFLPMLPAILFSKYLGTATENFTKSNEKFIRSIKDIFQGFSVLWTYGANRKFLGMAETVVNDLENSNEALNNKHSIVNLVSSMLSWLSYIVPITVALVFVTQGKLDASIVIALFLASDRVIYPFRNVSNYLRMIQSTEPTRKKLEKMLQDSQQQEVFENHIDESILKPEIHFSGVAIGHGTAIIKNFNATVPYGRKVLIRGASGSGKTTLLDSIQGVLQPLEGEISVLNHQKKISNPSNQMARIQQSPYYFEANLKENLLMALESVREEELLTLLSELGLVEELGEDCLEKYYGENGAQLSGGQKQRIEIARALLHNKKILLVDEGTSAIDKQSSALIRKKLANLPITIFEVAHHYSESDLGLYDEIWEIHPNSGTIEKIL from the coding sequence ATGAAATCTTTAGAAAATGGAGAACGGGTTATGAAATTAAAACAGGTATGGAGAATATTGCCTAAGTTTAAAATATGCTTACTCTTGCTTGCATTGATAGGAGCAAGCTTTGACGGGATTATTATGTCTCAGGTTATTTCGAGAGTTAGTCAATTTAGCTCGGAATCAACTGTAAAAGATGTTTTACTATTCGCCGGTTGCAGTATATTGTTCTATTTATTGATTCAATTATCAGATTTATTTGTTTCAATAATAAAAAACGACTTACTAAAAAATCTGCATAAAAGGTATAAGATGGAACTGTTAAACTATCTTGGAAATAAGGAGAATGCATTAGATGTTACAGGGTCTCTTGCGGTATTAACAGTAGATTTAAAATTAGTAGAAGATAAATATTTTTCCGTTCTTTTTGATTGCTTATACTACAGTCTTTTAGGGGCGGTTTCATTGATATATCTTGTCTATCTAAGTCCTGCAATTTCTGTATTATTTATTATTTTCTCATTTCTTCCAATGTTGCCAGCAATACTATTTAGCAAATATCTAGGAACTGCAACAGAGAATTTTACTAAGTCGAATGAGAAATTTATTCGTAGCATAAAAGATATTTTTCAAGGTTTTTCGGTTCTATGGACATATGGTGCGAATCGTAAGTTTTTAGGGATGGCTGAGACAGTTGTCAATGACTTAGAAAATAGTAATGAGGCATTAAATAATAAACACAGCATAGTTAATCTTGTTTCTTCCATGCTGTCGTGGTTAAGTTATATTGTTCCAATAACTGTAGCTCTAGTATTTGTAACCCAAGGGAAACTAGATGCTAGTATTGTTATCGCTTTATTTTTAGCCAGTGACCGTGTTATCTATCCATTTAGAAATGTTTCGAACTATTTACGAATGATACAATCAACGGAGCCAACTCGAAAAAAATTAGAGAAAATGTTACAGGATTCTCAGCAACAGGAAGTGTTTGAAAATCATATTGATGAATCAATATTGAAGCCTGAGATTCATTTTTCAGGAGTAGCCATTGGACATGGAACAGCAATTATCAAAAATTTTAATGCTACAGTCCCATATGGTCGTAAAGTGCTGATTAGAGGAGCTTCAGGAAGTGGAAAGACGACCTTGCTAGATAGCATACAGGGTGTACTGCAACCGTTGGAAGGGGAAATATCTGTATTAAATCATCAGAAAAAAATAAGTAATCCTAGCAATCAAATGGCAAGAATCCAACAATCGCCCTACTATTTTGAGGCAAACTTAAAAGAGAATCTCCTAATGGCACTTGAATCAGTTCGTGAGGAGGAGTTGTTAACCTTGCTTTCAGAGCTGGGGTTGGTAGAAGAGCTGGGTGAAGATTGTTTAGAGAAATATTATGGTGAAAATGGGGCGCAGTTATCAGGAGGACAAAAACAACGTATTGAGATTGCCAGAGCCCTCCTTCATAATAAGAAAATCTTGTTAGTTGATGAGGGGACATCGGCAATTGATAAACAATCCTCAGCCCTCATTCGTAAAAAACTTGCCAATTTACCAATTACAATCTTTGAGGTTGCTCATCACTATTCAGAGTCGGATCTTGGCCTATACGATGAGATATGGGAAATTCATCCGAATAGTGGTACAATAGAGAAAATACTATGA